From Zingiber officinale cultivar Zhangliang chromosome 5B, Zo_v1.1, whole genome shotgun sequence, the proteins below share one genomic window:
- the LOC121985953 gene encoding B2 protein-like — MEAQRNFRDQASFLQFSDQLRLHTSALANLSIGDSIWSEPFVKQKPLNSNHGSDLNGGWKSAFGGSQKLAFGTSNYGVNRYNNADNGKSADAGGNKRLSYSGSENYNDGGSGGIIKNYFENMAVDKLASKTVGGNGKKGITDSNGKKKNNPDNNNSSSNNNNKEAAVDKRFKTLPPSETLPRNEAIGGYIFVCNNDTMEENLQRRLFGLPSRFRDSVRAITPGLPLFLYNYSTHQLHGIFESASFGGTNIDPTAWEDKKCPGESRFPAQVRVVTRKLYEPLEEDAFRPILHHYDGPKFRLELNVEEALKLLDIFAEQDA; from the exons ATGGAGGCTCAGAGGAATTTCCGTGATCAGGCGTCATTTTTGCAGTTCAGCGACCAGCTTCGGCTGCATACCTCTGCCCTCGCCAATCTCTCCATCGGAGACAGCATCTGGAGCGAACCCTTCGTCAAGCAGAAACCTCTCAACTCCAATCACGGTTCTGATCTCAACGGCGGGTGGAAATCGGCGTTTGGAGGCTCCCAGAAGCTCGCCTTTGGCACCAGCAACTACGGCGTCAATCGGTACAACAACGCCGACAACGGCAAGAGCGCCGATGCCGGAGGCAACAAGAGATTGAGTTATTCCGGCAGCGAAAATTACAACGATGGTGGGAGTGGTGGGATTATtaagaattattttgagaatATGGCGGTCGACAAACTTGCTAGTAAGACGGTGGGTGGGAATGGGAAGAAGGGTATCACTGATAGCAACGGTAAGAAGAAAAATAACCCTGACAACAACAATAGCAGCAGTAACAACAACAATAAGGAGGCGGCGGTTGACAAGAGGTTTAAGACGCTGCCGCCGTCGGAAACTCTTCCGAGGAACGAGGCGATCGGTGGTTACATCTTCGTTTGTAATAACGACACCATGGAGGAAAACCTCCAGAGGCGGCTGTTTG GTCTTCCATCAAGATTCAGGGATTCAGTGCGAGCAATCACGCCAGGATTACCCCTTTTCCTATACAATTACTCCACCCACCAGCTTCATGGAATCTTTGAG TCAGCTAGCTTTGGAGGAACTAACATTGATCCCACCGCATGGGAGGACAAGAAATGCCCTGGAGAATCTCGTTTCCCTGCTCAG GTGAGAGTGGTAACAAGAAAGCTCTATGAGCCACTGGAAGAGGACGCTTTCAGACCCATACTTCACCACTATGATGGTCCCAAGTTCCGACTGGAGCTCAATGTGGAAGAG GCACTGAAGCTTCTTGATATCTTCGCCGAGCAGGATGCTTGA
- the LOC121985954 gene encoding cellulose synthase-like protein G3 isoform X1 → MKPSGPFHAVRVSPLAPLNRAHILLYSLALFAALRLRLRLRLHFPATSLPSFLLLAADLLLAFMWFTYQALRWRPVRRREFPDRLLHAVAPDDLPAIDVFICTADALREPPASVASTALSAMAFDYPPEKISVYVSDDGGSAVTLLAFAEAAKFARYWLPFCRENGIVTRSPEDYFRSVEGGEPETVKDVFSQLEKMFQALKEKVEKALQRGDISNDITQGEEEEEILKKWKGFIRNDHPSIIQVLLQSSKDSDVTGKPLPNLIYVSREKRPTSHHHFKAGALNALTRVSSTMSNAPLILTLDCDTYSNDPRSPLHALCYFLDPAMSSNLAFVQFPQIFQGLNKNDIYATEVKRLYTINPRGKDGLGGPNYVGTGCYFSRCSLQGNTLPPSLPRQPTDSISSEFVIRKAREVTSCTYELGTKWGTKIGFRYGSLSEDFHTGLHLHCQGWKSVFCYPEKPAFLGDVPQNLNDVLSQRKRWSVGLFEVAFSRYCPLTFGTTKASFLEGLSYAHEAFWGSWSIPITIYCILPQLALIYGTPLFPKVSNPLFYLYAYLFLAAYVQDLLEFLAAKGTIRRWWNDQRMWMFIGLTSYLFGTIQFLLKKVGISSQGFNVTSKVVEDEQRERYQKGVFDFRAQSPFFVSLGTVAIVNLSSFAVGLGRAASLQGSLDELFAQLFLSACVVANCWPIYEAMFLRSDGGKMPRMITVFSLLAACFLHGIGYLMFSV, encoded by the exons ATGAAGCCATCGGGTCCATTCCACGCCGTCCGCGTAAGCCCCCTCGCGCCCCTCAACCGCGCCCACATCCTCCTTTACTCCCTCGCCCTCTTCGCCgccctccgcctccgcctccgcctccgcctccacTTTCCCGCAAcctcgctcccttccttcctccTCCTCGCCGCCGACCTTCTACTCGCCTTCATGTGGTTCACCTACCAGGCCCTCCGGTGGCGTCCCGTCCGACGCCGCGAGTTCCCCGATCGCCTCCTCCACGCGGTTGCCCCCGACGACCTCCCCGCCATCGACGTCTTCATCTGCACCGCCGACGCGCTGAGGGAGCCGCCGGCGAGCGTAGCCTCCACTGCGCTCTCCGCGATGGCATTCGACTACCCGCCGGAGAAGATCTCCGTCTACGTGTCCGACGACGGCGGATCCGCGGTCACGCTGCTGGCGTTCGCGGAGGCGGCGAAGTTCGCCAGGTATTGGCTTCCTTTCTGCAGGGAGAACGGCATTGTCACCAGATCGCCGGAGGATTACTTCAGATCCGTCGAGGGTGGGGAACCAGAGACCGTCAAG GATGTTTTTTCTCAGTTGGAGAAGATGTTTCAAGCATTGAAAGAGAAAGTAGAAAAGGCTTTGCAGAGAGGTGATATATCCAATGATATAACccagggagaagaagaagaagaaattttgAAGAAATGGAAAGGGTTTATCCGCAATGACCACCCTTCAATAATACAG GTTTTACTCCAAAGCAGTAAGGATTCAGATGTCACAGGGAAGCCATTGCCAAATCTCATCTATGTATCTAGAGAGAAGCGACCTACTTCTCATCATCACTTCAAAGCAGGGGCTCTCAACGCTCTG ACAAGAGTATCAAGCACCATGAGCAATGCCCCACTGATCCTTACCTTGGACTGTGACACATACTCAAATGACCCTCGGTCTCCACTCCATGCGCTCTGCTACTTTCTTGACCCTGCCATGTCTTCCAATCTTGCATTTGTTCAATTCCCACAAATTTTCCAAGGACTTAACAAGAATGATATCTATGCAACTGAGGTAAAGCGACTATACACCATCAATCCGAGAGGAAAAGATGGACTTGGAGGTCCAAATTACGTTGGCACTGGTTGCTACTTTTCACGATGCTCCTTGCAAGGAAACACATTGCCACCATCCCTTCCTCGGCAACCTACTGATTCAATTTCTTCAGAATTTGTAATAAGAAAAGCTCGTGAGGTGACAAGTTGCACTTATGAACTTGGCACGAAATGGGGTACTAAG ATTGGCTTCCGCTATGGGTCACTATCTGAGGACTTCCATACAGGCTTACACCTGCATTGTCAAGGATGGAAGTCGGTGTTTTGCTACCCTGAGAAGCCAGCTTTTCTCGGTGATGTACCGCAGAATCTAAATGATGTTCTAAGCCAGCGCAAGAGATGGTCTGTGGGGCTCTTCGAGGTGGCCTTCTCAAGGTATTGCCCCTTGACGTTTGGCACCACGAAAGCTTCATTTCTAGAGGGCTTAAGCTACgcacatgaggccttttggggcaGTTGGTCCATTCCTATAACAATATACTGTATTCTTCCACAGTTAGCACTCATATATGGTACCCCGCTGTTCCCAAAG gtctctaaccctctCTTCTACTTGTATGCCTACCTCTTCCTTGCTGCTTATGTCCAAGACCTTCTCGAATTTTTAGCTGCCAAAGGAACCATTCGGAGATGGTGGAATGACCAAAGAATGTGGATGTTCATAGGCCTCACATCGTATCTCTTTGGAACAATTCAATTTCTGCTTAAAAAAGTCGGCATATCCTCTCAAGGCTTCAATGTGACTAGTAAAGTAGTAGAAGATGAGCAGAGAGAGCGATACCAAAAAGGTGTATTTGATTTCAGAGCGCAATCGCCATTCTTTGTGTCACTCGGGACAGTGGCCATTGTAAACTTGAGCTCCTTTGCAGTGGGACTTGGGAGAGCTGCGAGCTTGCAAGGGAGCTTGGACGAGTTGTTTGCGCAGCTGTTCTTGTCGGCATGTGTTGTGGCCAACTGCTGGCCTATCTATGAAGCCATGTTTCTTAGAAGCGATGGAGGTAAAATGCCGAGGATGATCACTGTCTTCTCGTTGCTAGCAGCTTGTTTCCTCCATGGAATTGGGTACCTCATGTTCAGCGTTTGA
- the LOC121985954 gene encoding cellulose synthase-like protein G3 isoform X2, whose amino-acid sequence MKPSGPFHAVRVSPLAPLNRAHILLYSLALFAALRLRLRLRLHFPATSLPSFLLLAADLLLAFMWFTYQALRWRPVRRREFPDRLLHAVAPDDLPAIDVFICTADALREPPASVASTALSAMAFDYPPEKISVYVSDDGGSAVTLLAFAEAAKFARYWLPFCRENGIVTRSPEDYFRSVEGGEPETVKLEKMFQALKEKVEKALQRGDISNDITQGEEEEEILKKWKGFIRNDHPSIIQVLLQSSKDSDVTGKPLPNLIYVSREKRPTSHHHFKAGALNALTRVSSTMSNAPLILTLDCDTYSNDPRSPLHALCYFLDPAMSSNLAFVQFPQIFQGLNKNDIYATEVKRLYTINPRGKDGLGGPNYVGTGCYFSRCSLQGNTLPPSLPRQPTDSISSEFVIRKAREVTSCTYELGTKWGTKIGFRYGSLSEDFHTGLHLHCQGWKSVFCYPEKPAFLGDVPQNLNDVLSQRKRWSVGLFEVAFSRYCPLTFGTTKASFLEGLSYAHEAFWGSWSIPITIYCILPQLALIYGTPLFPKVSNPLFYLYAYLFLAAYVQDLLEFLAAKGTIRRWWNDQRMWMFIGLTSYLFGTIQFLLKKVGISSQGFNVTSKVVEDEQRERYQKGVFDFRAQSPFFVSLGTVAIVNLSSFAVGLGRAASLQGSLDELFAQLFLSACVVANCWPIYEAMFLRSDGGKMPRMITVFSLLAACFLHGIGYLMFSV is encoded by the exons ATGAAGCCATCGGGTCCATTCCACGCCGTCCGCGTAAGCCCCCTCGCGCCCCTCAACCGCGCCCACATCCTCCTTTACTCCCTCGCCCTCTTCGCCgccctccgcctccgcctccgcctccgcctccacTTTCCCGCAAcctcgctcccttccttcctccTCCTCGCCGCCGACCTTCTACTCGCCTTCATGTGGTTCACCTACCAGGCCCTCCGGTGGCGTCCCGTCCGACGCCGCGAGTTCCCCGATCGCCTCCTCCACGCGGTTGCCCCCGACGACCTCCCCGCCATCGACGTCTTCATCTGCACCGCCGACGCGCTGAGGGAGCCGCCGGCGAGCGTAGCCTCCACTGCGCTCTCCGCGATGGCATTCGACTACCCGCCGGAGAAGATCTCCGTCTACGTGTCCGACGACGGCGGATCCGCGGTCACGCTGCTGGCGTTCGCGGAGGCGGCGAAGTTCGCCAGGTATTGGCTTCCTTTCTGCAGGGAGAACGGCATTGTCACCAGATCGCCGGAGGATTACTTCAGATCCGTCGAGGGTGGGGAACCAGAGACCGTCAAG TTGGAGAAGATGTTTCAAGCATTGAAAGAGAAAGTAGAAAAGGCTTTGCAGAGAGGTGATATATCCAATGATATAACccagggagaagaagaagaagaaattttgAAGAAATGGAAAGGGTTTATCCGCAATGACCACCCTTCAATAATACAG GTTTTACTCCAAAGCAGTAAGGATTCAGATGTCACAGGGAAGCCATTGCCAAATCTCATCTATGTATCTAGAGAGAAGCGACCTACTTCTCATCATCACTTCAAAGCAGGGGCTCTCAACGCTCTG ACAAGAGTATCAAGCACCATGAGCAATGCCCCACTGATCCTTACCTTGGACTGTGACACATACTCAAATGACCCTCGGTCTCCACTCCATGCGCTCTGCTACTTTCTTGACCCTGCCATGTCTTCCAATCTTGCATTTGTTCAATTCCCACAAATTTTCCAAGGACTTAACAAGAATGATATCTATGCAACTGAGGTAAAGCGACTATACACCATCAATCCGAGAGGAAAAGATGGACTTGGAGGTCCAAATTACGTTGGCACTGGTTGCTACTTTTCACGATGCTCCTTGCAAGGAAACACATTGCCACCATCCCTTCCTCGGCAACCTACTGATTCAATTTCTTCAGAATTTGTAATAAGAAAAGCTCGTGAGGTGACAAGTTGCACTTATGAACTTGGCACGAAATGGGGTACTAAG ATTGGCTTCCGCTATGGGTCACTATCTGAGGACTTCCATACAGGCTTACACCTGCATTGTCAAGGATGGAAGTCGGTGTTTTGCTACCCTGAGAAGCCAGCTTTTCTCGGTGATGTACCGCAGAATCTAAATGATGTTCTAAGCCAGCGCAAGAGATGGTCTGTGGGGCTCTTCGAGGTGGCCTTCTCAAGGTATTGCCCCTTGACGTTTGGCACCACGAAAGCTTCATTTCTAGAGGGCTTAAGCTACgcacatgaggccttttggggcaGTTGGTCCATTCCTATAACAATATACTGTATTCTTCCACAGTTAGCACTCATATATGGTACCCCGCTGTTCCCAAAG gtctctaaccctctCTTCTACTTGTATGCCTACCTCTTCCTTGCTGCTTATGTCCAAGACCTTCTCGAATTTTTAGCTGCCAAAGGAACCATTCGGAGATGGTGGAATGACCAAAGAATGTGGATGTTCATAGGCCTCACATCGTATCTCTTTGGAACAATTCAATTTCTGCTTAAAAAAGTCGGCATATCCTCTCAAGGCTTCAATGTGACTAGTAAAGTAGTAGAAGATGAGCAGAGAGAGCGATACCAAAAAGGTGTATTTGATTTCAGAGCGCAATCGCCATTCTTTGTGTCACTCGGGACAGTGGCCATTGTAAACTTGAGCTCCTTTGCAGTGGGACTTGGGAGAGCTGCGAGCTTGCAAGGGAGCTTGGACGAGTTGTTTGCGCAGCTGTTCTTGTCGGCATGTGTTGTGGCCAACTGCTGGCCTATCTATGAAGCCATGTTTCTTAGAAGCGATGGAGGTAAAATGCCGAGGATGATCACTGTCTTCTCGTTGCTAGCAGCTTGTTTCCTCCATGGAATTGGGTACCTCATGTTCAGCGTTTGA
- the LOC121985955 gene encoding uncharacterized protein LOC121985955 codes for MLQISPNREKCYNRLHQSIASSSTDLLSEKLHPAIPHNFFVTSTAQPTPSGSHSQSLSDQLFICSSSSKNRTTTISPFKPSKLLRSVPSEASNNNLQDPDNIGAAITCYVALHPNLRGVTGKYFDEELSRRL; via the exons ATGCTGCAAATTTCTCCCAATCGGGAGAAGTGCTACAACCGGCTTCATCAATCCATAGCCTCTTCGTCGACAGATCtcttgtcggagaagcttcatcCAGCCATCCCACACAACTTCTTCGTCACGAGCACAGCTCAACCCACTCCATCCGGATCACACTCGCAATCCCTCTCTGATCAGCTCTTTATCTGTAGCTCTTCTTCCAAGAATCGAACAACAACCATCTCTCCGTTCAAGCCTTCCAAGCTCCTCAGATCAGTTCCATCTGAAGCTTCCAACAATAACCTTCAAGATCCGGATAACATTG GAGCAGCAATTACATGCTATGTGGCACTGCATCCGAACCTCAGGGGTGTGACTGGGAAGTACTTCGACGAAGAATTATCAAGAAGGCTTTGA